In the genome of Delphinus delphis chromosome 15, mDelDel1.2, whole genome shotgun sequence, one region contains:
- the LAMP5 gene encoding lysosome-associated membrane glycoprotein 5, with amino-acid sequence MDLRGRAVLGMNRLRVLLMLFHTMARIMAEQEVENLSGLSTNPEKDIFVVRENGTTCLMAEFAAKFIVPYDVWASNYVDLITEQADISLTRGAEVKGHCGHNESELQVFWVDRAYALKMLFVKESHNTSKGPEATWRLSKVQFVYDSSEKTHFKDAVSAGKHTANSHHLSALVTPAGKSYECQAQQTISLASSDPQKTVTMILSAVHIQPFDIISDFVFSEEHKCPVDEREQLEETLPLILGLILGLVIVVTLVIYHLHHKMTANQVQIPRDRSQYKHMG; translated from the exons ATGGATCTCCGAGGAAGAGCCGTTCTCGGCATGAATAGACTTCGAGTTCTTCTGATGCTCTTCC ATACAATGGCTCGAATCATGGCAGAACAAGAAGTGGAGAATCTCTCAGGCCTCTCCACTAACCCTGAAAAAGATATATTTGTGGTGCGGGAAAATGGGACGACGTGTCTCATGGCAGAGTTTGCAGCCAAATTTATTGTCCCTTATGATGTGTGGGCCAGCAATTATGTAGAT CTAATCACGGAACAGGCTGATATCTCACTGACCCGGGGAGCTGAGGTGAAGGGCCACTGTGGCCACAACGAGTCGGAGCTGCAGGTGTTCTGGGTGGATCGCGCATACGCGCTCAAAATGTTGTTTGTAAAG GAAAGTCACAACACATCCAAGGGACCCGAGGCGACATGGAGGCTGAGCAAGGTCCAGTTTGTCTATGACTCCTCGGAGAAGACCCATTTTAAAGACGCGGTCAGTG CCGGGAAGCACACAGCCAACTCGCATCATCTATCTGCCTTGGTCACCCCAGCTGGAAAGTCCTATGAATGTCAAGCTCAGCAGACCATTTCACTAGCCTCCAGTGATCCGCAGAAGACAGTCACCATGATCCTGTCTGCGGTCCACATCCAGCCCTTTGACATCATCTCTGATTTTGTCTTCAGTGAAG AGCATAAATGCCCAGTGGATGAGCGGGAGCAGTTGGAGGAAACCTTGCCCCTGATTTTGGGGCTCATCTTGGGCCTCGTCATTGTGGTAACGCTGGTGATTTACCATCTCCACCACAAAATGACTGCCAACCAGGTCCAGATCCCTAGGGACCGATCCCAATATAAGCACATGGGCTAG